A stretch of the Brevundimonas sp. MF30-B genome encodes the following:
- a CDS encoding phosphoribosyl-AMP cyclohydrolase, with product MRKTFTLTALAALLAAGSAFAQPAAVSATSSMDSYAVATIAAAPSAAPITVAEVEAAQRAWGDALVAIATEYKANGQAAAARLAGQVLDAAYGYNLGPVAFKPTLASGDTTFRTTREGALAYFVGGNSRFAGDTGFALKGWRSYEIDNAAIVINGTTAISIGNVMLTNSDGQVTTVDKTWGWVRDPNGGLRIVLHHSSLPYAPN from the coding sequence ATGCGCAAGACCTTCACCCTCACCGCTCTGGCCGCGCTTCTAGCGGCCGGCTCCGCCTTTGCCCAACCGGCCGCTGTGTCTGCGACCTCCTCAATGGACTCTTATGCGGTCGCCACCATCGCCGCCGCCCCGTCGGCGGCCCCCATCACCGTGGCTGAGGTCGAGGCCGCCCAGCGGGCCTGGGGCGACGCCCTCGTCGCCATCGCCACCGAATACAAGGCGAACGGCCAGGCCGCCGCCGCCCGCCTCGCCGGCCAGGTCCTGGACGCCGCCTACGGCTACAATCTGGGTCCGGTGGCCTTCAAGCCGACCCTCGCCTCGGGCGACACCACCTTCCGCACCACCCGCGAAGGTGCTCTGGCCTACTTCGTTGGCGGCAACAGCCGCTTCGCCGGCGACACGGGCTTCGCGCTCAAAGGCTGGCGCTCGTATGAGATCGACAACGCCGCCATCGTCATCAACGGCACGACCGCCATCTCGATCGGCAACGTCATGCTGACCAACAGCGACGGACAGGTGACCACCGTCGACAAGACCTGGGGCTGGGTGCGCGACCCCAACGGCGGCCTGCGCATCGTCCTCCATCACTCCTCGCTCCCCTACGCACCGAACTAA
- a CDS encoding sensor histidine kinase, with the protein MSNDVIPLALDLRSLFRDSEARAARLKLLIEVSRDLANTDAGRLDEAVARAAQRAALFAGYGVGTLQENPEPSDTEALVIPLSALAERGRPDVSLVFSTPMNPNAVTTQEDADALRLMVEMIEARLTVDLQRRKEADLLVRLERREKELEQVLARVVNAQEGERAAISADLHDGVAQQIAALHRRLELVHLDMAPIDARVAREVELLIGVARQAVTDLRGVIAGLRPLSLDDLGVAAALREEARRLQASGHRVEVSERIGARLPPWLETLLFRVGQEAFNNIAKHAPGATVALDLALLPDRSAIVLTVENVGGPLSEASVEYGTPRFGLEMMRERLLSVAGTLEAGPTPNGFLIRARVPLAGV; encoded by the coding sequence TTGTCCAATGACGTCATCCCGCTCGCCCTGGATCTCCGTTCGCTGTTTCGCGACTCGGAAGCCCGCGCGGCCCGCCTCAAGCTCCTGATCGAGGTCAGCCGGGATCTCGCCAATACCGACGCCGGCCGGCTCGACGAGGCCGTCGCTCGCGCCGCACAGAGGGCGGCGCTGTTTGCGGGATACGGGGTCGGTACCCTTCAGGAAAACCCGGAGCCATCAGACACCGAAGCTCTGGTGATCCCGCTGTCCGCCTTGGCCGAGCGAGGTCGGCCAGACGTGAGCCTCGTGTTTTCGACGCCGATGAACCCGAACGCGGTCACAACCCAGGAGGACGCCGACGCCTTGCGGTTGATGGTCGAAATGATCGAAGCGCGACTGACGGTGGACCTGCAGCGCCGCAAGGAAGCGGATTTGCTCGTGCGCCTCGAGCGGCGCGAAAAGGAACTGGAGCAGGTCCTCGCCCGTGTGGTCAATGCGCAGGAGGGCGAGAGGGCCGCCATTTCTGCAGACCTGCATGACGGCGTGGCCCAGCAGATCGCGGCGCTCCACCGCCGGCTGGAACTCGTCCATCTGGACATGGCTCCGATCGACGCTCGCGTCGCCAGGGAGGTTGAGCTGCTGATCGGCGTCGCCCGCCAAGCGGTAACTGACCTCAGGGGCGTGATCGCAGGTCTGCGTCCACTGAGCCTGGACGACCTCGGGGTCGCAGCGGCGCTCCGAGAGGAGGCGCGCCGGCTGCAGGCCTCCGGCCATCGCGTCGAGGTCTCAGAGCGGATCGGGGCGAGACTGCCGCCCTGGCTGGAGACCCTCCTCTTTCGGGTTGGCCAGGAAGCCTTCAACAACATCGCCAAACACGCCCCGGGCGCGACGGTGGCGCTCGATCTTGCGCTGCTGCCCGACCGGAGCGCCATCGTTCTGACGGTAGAAAACGTGGGAGGGCCTCTTTCGGAAGCCAGTGTCGAGTACGGTACACCGCGTTTCGGGCTCGAGATGATGAGGGAGCGTTTGCTCTCCGTGGCCGGGACGTTGGAAGCGGGTCCAACCCCGAACGGCTTCCTCATCCGCGCGCGCGTTCCCCTGGCGGGGGTCTGA